The Nitrospirota bacterium genome has a window encoding:
- a CDS encoding DNA polymerase ligase N-terminal domain-containing protein, translating into MAQKTLRFVVHEHKASRLHYDFRLEINGVLKSWAIPKGPSMSPSDKRLAVMVPDHVLEYIDFEGIIPAGTYGAGPVLVWDAGEFIPLETDDPAAALAGGKLSFELKGKKLKGAFALAQMKGLPKGTGKEWLLMKKKDAHAKDDYAIKSELLPARLKGLKERVPPCETE; encoded by the coding sequence ATGGCGCAGAAAACGCTCCGCTTCGTGGTCCATGAACATAAAGCCTCGAGGCTGCATTATGACTTCCGGCTGGAGATCAACGGTGTGCTCAAGTCCTGGGCAATACCCAAGGGGCCCTCGATGAGCCCGTCAGACAAGAGGCTCGCGGTCATGGTGCCGGATCATGTGCTCGAGTACATCGACTTTGAAGGGATCATCCCGGCGGGCACCTACGGCGCCGGGCCCGTGCTCGTCTGGGACGCCGGGGAGTTCATCCCGCTCGAGACCGATGACCCCGCCGCGGCGCTCGCGGGCGGGAAGCTCAGTTTCGAACTGAAAGGAAAAAAGCTGAAGGGTGCCTTCGCGCTCGCGCAGATGAAGGGGCTGCCGAAAGGCACGGGCAAGGAATGGCTCCTGATGAAAAAGAAGGACGCGCACGCAAAGGACGACTACGCGATCAAGTCCGAGCTGCTGCCCGCCCGGCTCAAGGGCCTGAAGGAGCGCGTCCCGCCCTGCGAGACGGAGTGA